One Azoarcus sp. DN11 DNA segment encodes these proteins:
- a CDS encoding SDR family oxidoreductase, which produces MATLAEDAGLRDRKGGAVRSFADGGHGGVEMSTVLVTGANGFVGGALAAQLATTGHRLRLASRSRALAPMQEAETFIHGDLGEPVDWTPALAGTDVVVQCAARVHVIAEAAKDPFAEFRRCNVDGTLQLARAAVACGVRRFVFVSSVKVNGEATPTGCPFTYADAPAPVDPYGVSKLEAERGLFALAAETGLEVVVVRPVLVYGPGVKANFLGMMRWLNVGVPLPLGAIDNRRSLVAIDNLVDLLATCIVHPRAAGEVLLVSDGEDLSTTELLRRMAAALGRPSRLLPVPPGILELGARLLGKGSISRRLCGSLQVDITRTRNVLDWSPPVSVDDGLARTARHFLEHRRK; this is translated from the coding sequence TTGGCGACGCTGGCCGAAGACGCTGGGTTGAGAGACCGGAAGGGCGGCGCGGTGCGCAGCTTCGCCGACGGCGGCCACGGGGGTGTTGAGATGAGTACGGTGCTGGTTACTGGTGCGAACGGTTTTGTCGGCGGCGCCCTGGCGGCACAGCTGGCGACCACGGGCCACCGCTTGCGGCTGGCGTCGCGCTCACGGGCGCTGGCGCCGATGCAGGAGGCCGAAACCTTCATTCATGGCGATCTTGGCGAACCGGTGGACTGGACGCCGGCACTTGCCGGCACCGACGTGGTGGTGCAATGTGCTGCGCGGGTGCATGTGATCGCAGAGGCAGCGAAAGATCCGTTCGCTGAATTCCGCCGCTGCAACGTCGACGGCACCCTGCAATTGGCGCGTGCTGCGGTAGCGTGCGGAGTGCGGCGTTTTGTTTTCGTCAGTTCGGTCAAGGTCAATGGCGAGGCGACGCCAACAGGCTGCCCTTTCACTTACGCCGACGCGCCTGCGCCCGTTGACCCGTACGGCGTTTCCAAGCTTGAGGCGGAGCGTGGCCTGTTCGCGCTCGCTGCCGAGACTGGACTGGAGGTCGTTGTGGTGAGGCCGGTGCTGGTCTATGGCCCCGGTGTGAAGGCCAATTTCCTCGGCATGATGCGCTGGCTGAACGTGGGTGTGCCTTTGCCGCTCGGGGCGATCGACAACCGCCGCAGCCTGGTGGCAATCGATAACTTGGTCGATTTGCTGGCCACTTGCATTGTGCATCCGCGGGCGGCCGGTGAGGTGTTGCTGGTGAGCGACGGGGAGGACTTGTCGACCACCGAGTTGCTGCGGCGCATGGCCGCGGCGCTTGGCAGGCCCTCGCGCCTTCTGCCGGTACCGCCAGGGATCCTGGAGCTTGGGGCACGGCTGCTCGGCAAGGGCTCAATTTCACGGCGGCTTTGCGGCTCGCTGCAGGTGGATATCACCAGGACAAGGAATGTGCTGGATTGGTCGCCGCCCGTAAGTGTTGATGACGGGTTGGCGAGAACGGCGCGACACTTTCTCGAGCATCGCCGGAAGTGA